One window of Cervus elaphus chromosome 2, mCerEla1.1, whole genome shotgun sequence genomic DNA carries:
- the LOC122705257 gene encoding olfactory receptor 8G1-like, translated as MAAANRSSVTEFILAGLTEHPGLQLPLFFLFLGIYVVTVVGNLVMIVLIGLSSRLHTPMYYFLSSLSFIDLCQSTVITLKMLVSFVTEKNTISYPACMTQLFFFLVFVISECHMLAVMAYDRYVAVCNPLLYNVTMSYQLCSCMVAGVYVMGLTGATAHTGCLLRVLFCKADVINHYLCDLFPLLELSCSSTYINEVVVLCFSAFNILTPILTILSSYIFIISSILHIRSTEGRSKAFSTCSCHISAVAIFFGSAAFMYLQPSSVSSMDQGKVSSVFYTIIVPMLNPLIYSLRNKDVKIAFNKILEKRCFL; from the coding sequence ATGGCAGCAGCAAATCGCTCCTCAGTGACTGAGTTCATCCTTGCTGGACTAACAGAGCATCCAGGACTCCAGCtgccccttttcttcctcttcctaggAATCTATGTGGTCACGGTGGTGGGAAACCTGGTCATGATCGTATTGATTGGGCTCAGTTCTCGcctgcacacccccatgtactattTCCTCAGCAGCTTGTCCTTCATTGACCTCTGTCAGTCCACTGTCATTACCCTCAAAATGCTGGTGAGCTTTGTGACAGAGAAGAATACTATCTCTTACCCAGCATGTATGACTCAACTCTTCTTCTTCCTTGTTTTTGTTATATCAGAATGTCATATGTTGGCTGTAATGGCGTATGATCGCTATGTTGCCGTCTGTAACcccttgctttacaatgtcaccATGTCTTACCAGCTCTGTTCTTGCATGGTGGCTGGGGTTTATGTCATGGGCTTGACTGGTGCCACAGCTCACACAGGCTGCTTGCTAAGAGTGCTTTTCTGCAAGGCTGATGTGATCAACCATTACCTCTGTGATCTTTTTCCTCTATTGGAGCTCTCCTGTTCCAGTACTTACATCAATGAGGTGGTAGTTTTGTGTTTCAGTGCATTTAATATCCTCACCCCCATCCTGACCATCCTCAGCTCCTACATCTTCATCATCTCCAGCATCCTCCACATTCGTTCCACAGAGGGCAGGTCCAAAGCCTTCAGCACATGCAGCTGCCACATCTCAGCTGTTGCTATTTTCTTTGGATCTGCAGCATTCATGTACCTGCAGCCATCATCTGtcagctccatggaccaagggaaagtgtcctctgtgttttacacCATTATTGTGCCCATGCTGAATCCCCTGATCTACAGCCTAAGGAATAAAGATGTCAAAATTGCTTTCAATAAAATCCTTGAAAAAAGATGTTTTCTGTGA